The DNA segment CTAATACGTATGCTTATTTGACTAAAAGTATACCGAACTCCCTTTGTCAAATTGAATTTTTACTTCAGAAGGATGACTGATTCAATTTGAGGATATAGTAAATATACATAACATATGATTTTTGTAGCACCACAAAACCAACAAAGTCATAAATAACTGGTAACCTATTGAGGAAAACTAAAAGAACATAATCGGATAAATTGTGTGTTAAATACCTGATACtacattatgtcaaaatcaataCTAGTTCTTTAATTTACATGTGATATATGACTAATTCACAAATTAACCTTTGTTTTATTCACTTTCTACGAGTTTCAGAAAAAGATTTTGGAAGGCATTAGCTGATCACACACCCACTTTCActtcaaaaagtaaaataatgttaattgaTTCCTTATAATAAAACAACTGTCCTCAAACTTCAACAGTTATCCTTCTGAAGTTAAATTCAATGTCAGAGACAATACTGCAGAAGAATTTAAATACAAACAAATGAGTAGAATTTTGTAAACTATACTGTAATCAAGCTTCTCTGTCACCAGTAATCCTTACAAGAACACACACCACTCTCAAAATGGTGAAACCGATACTGATCTCTCAACACGATCCTACGTCCTATGACTTTACTAACAAACTTGTAAACAGAGTGGCAATCACTACATATGCGAAGGTTCTTAAAGATTCTAACCGTACAGCCTTCAGGAGTAGTCATCAAGGCGTAAGCAAGAGCGAGTCTTTCGCTATGATTCCAAAGATTCTGCTCTTTCTGTTCCTCATCCGTGTCTTGCAACGCCTGGCTTGTATCCGCTACATACCCAGATTCTTTGATCAGCTTCTTGATGTCGTCCAGCTTCTCGTATATCTCCAACGTTTGCGGATGAGTTCTGTCACCGATACCAAACTTACTCACTTTGTCTTTTTGTTTCACCCAACTGCAAGCTTGTTTCTTCTTGATGTTCTTGAAACCCATTTGGTTTCTCACACTCTCTACATCTTCCCATCTCCCTGTTGTTGCGAACATATTTGAAGACAGGACATAAACAGAATCATCCTCTGGTTCAAGCTTCGAGAGTTGTTCCGCTGCTCTTCTCCCACGGTCCAAATCCCCGTGGATTTTGCAGGAAGCTAGCAAACTACGCCACACCAGATCGTTTGGTTTCATTGGCATATTAGATATAAATGTTTCAGCTTCTGCTAACCTCCCTGACCTTCCAAGAAGATCTATTACACAAACGCAATGTTCAACCGACGGTTTTATACCGAAATCTCTAGCAATCATGTCGTAATACGCAAGGCCTTGGTCTACTAATCCTCCATGGCTACACGCTGTAAGAAGAGAGACAAATGTTACATGACCTGGTTTGACTCCACTTGCCAGCATCTCTTGGAAAGTCTCGCACACTTTCTCGAAGTAGCCGTGTCTTCCAAAAGCTGATATCAGTATGTTCCACGAGGGAAGTGATCTATTGACAGATGGTGGAAGCATTTTCACCGCTTCGTCTATTTCCCCGCATTTGTTATACATGTCCGCAGCAGCGTTGAAGATGAAACAATCTTGTTCAAACCCGAGTTTTACAGCTAAACTGTGAAGCTGTTGGCCTTCCTCTAGTACAGCTAGCTTCGCGGCAGCGGAGAGTCCCTCAGAGAAACTAAACTGGTCTAGATTCAATCCAACGCTTCTCATCTCTGAAACGAGTTTTAGCACCTCTTCTCCATGACCGTGGTGAGCATTTGCCGCAAGCATAGCATTCCACGTGATAATATTCCTTTTCTCTAATCTATTAAACAGGTCATGACTCGAGCTTAAATCACCACATTTTGCGTACATAGTGATAAGCGAGTTTTTCACGTGTTCATCCGATTCAAATCCAGCAGATACTATGTAGGCGTGTAATGGCTTCCCATGTTCAAGCAAATCACTGGGCGTTAAGCAAGCACCAAGAACACTTACCACTGTGATATAATTTGCAGGAACACCTTCCATTCTCATAGTTCGAAAAGCCTCCAGTGCCTTGTTAGGATCTTCATCCTCAGCATAACCACCAATAAGAGCATTCCAAGCCACTTCATCTCGTCTGGGCATCTGTAGTAACACCCGTCTGGATTCGCTCATCTTGCCTATCTTTCCATACATAGAAACTAATGCATTACCAATAATCTGATTGTCGAATAAACCGGTGACCATTACAAGCCCATGAAGGATCCTGCCTTTATCAAGAAACTCAGGACTAAAGCAAGCAGCCAATGCGCTTGTAAAACTTACATAGTTTGCTGATTTTCCAATCCTTATCAACGAGCAGAGAAGCCCTAAAGCATCTAAGCTCCTCCCATCCTCGACAAAACAAGCCATCAAAGAGTTCCATGAGATCAAATCTTTAGCAGGCATTTGTTTAAACACCAACTCTGCTTCTTCTGATCTCCCAGCACCTGCGTACATTCTCAAAAGAGTATTGCACACGCAGACAACCGAATCAAAGCCCATTTTCACAACCAGCGCATGGATTCCTCTACCCCATTTTTGGTAATCTACATGACCCAAAGCTGATAACAGAGTTGACACGGTGGTGGAATTCACTTCATCATGAAAGTGACGCATCAAATGGAACACCCAAAGCGTTTCCTCACAGTGCCCATTCTGAGCATATACTGCAGCAATCGAGTTCCATGAAATAGTGTCACGTTCAGacatttgatcaaaaatgtACTTTGCACAGTCAACGTTTCCCAGGTTACCAAACATGGATACAAGCGCATTCTCCACTGCCAGCTTGCTCTCCAGTCCTGACTTGATAACCTGTCCAATAATCTGACGCCCCAATGATTCATCTTTAAGCAACCCGCATGAACTGATTACCAAAGACATGGAATTTTCATTACACCCAACTCCTTCTCCCCTCATACCTTTAAAGATATCAATCACTTCCTCCGGCTCACCCTTATCCGAGTAACCAACCATCAGCGAAGTCCAAGACACCACATTTCTCACGGGCATCTCCTCAAAGACTTTCCTCGAACACGAAACCAACCCATAAACCCCGTACAGATGCAAAACAGCAGTACTCACGTAAACATCAGAAATCAAACCATACTTAACCACAAAGCCGTGAACTTGAACCCCTTCTCTCAGCATACAACCTTCCCGACCACAAGCTGTAACCAAACTAGCAATCACAAACCCACTCGGCCTAACACCACCGAGACCACACATCTCCCGGAAAAAACCAACCCCTTCCCTGTACAACCCGACACGGACGAGTCCTGACATCATGGTGTTCCAAGAAGCTTCGTTTCTCAcaggcatttcgtcgaacaggTGGCGCGCGGGTTTGACTCGGCCGAACTTCGTGTACATGTTGATCAAAGTGTTGATGTGGAGAACACTCGTACGAACCAATCCCTTGACGCATAGCGCGTGAACAGCTCTTCCCGTGGTTTCGTTACTGATCTGAGAGAAACCGTTCTCGTGAAAGGAAGATACTTCCGGGCTCCAATGGTCTGAGAGCGAGAAGAAGAATCCACTCAAGCTGGTCACTTTTCTCCCTTGTCCTTGTTCTTCCACGTTTTTCAAACATTGCAGTGTCGAGAGCCGCCGCGTTTTGAAACGGCGGGAGAATAGGTTATGAAGTAGTAGTCGAGATTCGTCGCCGGGACGAGACAGGAGTTTGCGGTGACAGGTGGCCAGCTTTGATTCGTCTGTAGTTTCCCGGGAAGTTTAAACGATTCTCACTCTAAATTCCTCAGTCAGATCAGCCTTCCTTCATGAACTAATGTTAATGGGCTTTCTTTGTTTGGGCCACGAGTTAATAGGCTTTCACACTAAACTCCTTAGAGATTTTGATATCAGTCTCGTTCACACACATGCTTTTGCTAAtctttttggtgttttgagacAAATCGTTGTCTTTACAAAAGCAGAGCCGGACCTGAGATTTCCGGGGCCCTATTCAAAACAAAGATGAACTTTTCGTAGTTTTAATAATAAGAAGTAACATCGAAAAAACTATagaacaaggaaaaaaaaaagaacaatccAAACATAATTATCTTCAAAATAGAgtacaatagttttaagaaacaCAACAACAGTTCTATCAATTCTGAAAAATAACTCTTCTCGCAGTTTTTTCAGCAAAATCATTCATCAAACTTTCATAATTGAGATTTCGAATTAAAGCTTTCTCAATCGATAACATAGCCAATCCGTTTAACCTTTCCTGTGACATAGTAGATCGTAGATAAGACTTTATCAACTTCAATTTAGAAAAACTTCTTTCAGCTGAAGCAACTGAAACCGGAATGGTGAGCATTATCCTGTAAGCAATCCATATACCCGGATAGCTGTCCTTCATTCTCTTCAAATAATCCAGTACTTCTACATTCTTCTTGAAAGTTTTTGGCAAAACTTCTCTGAACATTTTGATTTCCATGAACAAATCATTCCCATCAATATCAGAATCTGCTCCATGCTTCAGAAAAGCTTCAAGGTTAGAACATTTACTCTTCAAAGTATCATCGCTTGTTGAGTTGAGCTTTCGCAGACTGaacaaaaacccaaaaatatcttCATACTCTTTAAATTGTTCTAACCTTGTTTGGAAAGAAACAAGAGCTTGGTCCatcattttgataaaataattgattCTGAAATCATCCTCCGAACTTAGAACCTGACAAACATCATCACCTTTGTCTCGCTCTTCATCAAAATGAGTTTTCCTTTTAATAAggcgcttcttcttcttgttaaaCATGGGTTCAATATCCATAGCAACCGCAATTTTTGAAGCTTCAGCTTTTGCTTCTTCAAATCCCGTTTCTCTATACTTTTGGAAAAAAGAAACCAACCCCTTTAGCTGAGCAATGGCATCATCAATATCAATATCTTCAGACTGTAGCGTCTTGCTCACAGTATTGACAGCAAATAGAACATCGTACCATATAACCATACCAAACAAAAACTCAAACCCTTCGATTCCATGTGTTTCACTTATCGCAAGACATTCAGCTTCACTCCGCGCTCCTGGATCCTTACTGTTTTCTGCAAAGTAAAGTAAGACATCTCTGATTTCTGGAGCCTTAAAACGTATTGCCTTAACGCTTTCAAGGTGACTTTCCCAGCGCGTATCTGATAGCGGTTTAAGCATGAAACCTCCCACCATTTTCCTGTACATCTCCCACCTAGTCGTAGATggtacaaaaaaattatatagacgCTGGATAATCCCAAAGAAAGAGATCGCTTTATCAGAAGATTTAGCAATATCACAAATAGCCAAATTCAGATTATGACAGCCAC comes from the Raphanus sativus cultivar WK10039 unplaced genomic scaffold, ASM80110v3 Scaffold3620, whole genome shotgun sequence genome and includes:
- the LOC130506752 gene encoding pentatricopeptide repeat-containing protein At3g24000, mitochondrial-like, with product MYTKFGRVKPARHLFDEMPVRNEASWNTMMSGLVRVGLYREGVGFFREMCGLGGVRPSGFVIASLVTACGREGCMLREGVQVHGFVVKYGLISDVYVSTAVLHLYGVYGLVSCSRKVFEEMPVRNVVSWTSLMVGYSDKGEPEEVIDIFKGMRGEGVGCNENSMSLVISSCGLLKDESLGRQIIGQVIKSGLESKLAVENALVSMFGNLGNVDCAKYIFDQMSERDTISWNSIAAVYAQNGHCEETLWVFHLMRHFHDEVNSTTVSTLLSALGHVDYQKWGRGIHALVVKMGFDSVVCVCNTLLRMYAGAGRSEEAELVFKQMPAKDLISWNSLMACFVEDGRSLDALGLLCSLIRIGKSANYVSFTSALAACFSPEFLDKGRILHGLVMVTGLFDNQIIGNALVSMYGKIGKMSESRRVLLQMPRRDEVAWNALIGGYAEDEDPNKALEAFRTMRMEGVPANYITVVSVLGACLTPSDLLEHGKPLHAYIVSAGFESDEHVKNSLITMYAKCGDLSSSHDLFNRLEKRNIITWNAMLAANAHHGHGEEVLKLVSEMRSVGLNLDQFSFSEGLSAAAKLAVLEEGQQLHSLAVKLGFEQDCFIFNAAADMYNKCGEIDEAVKMLPPSVNRSLPSWNILISAFGRHGYFEKVCETFQEMLASGVKPGHVTFVSLLTACSHGGLVDQGLAYYDMIARDFGIKPSVEHCVCVIDLLGRSGRLAEAETFISNMPMKPNDLVWRSLLASCKIHGDLDRGRRAAEQLSKLEPEDDSVYVLSSNMFATTGRWEDVESVRNQMGFKNIKKKQACSWVKQKDKVSKFGIGDRTHPQTLEIYEKLDDIKKLIKESGYVADTSQALQDTDEEQKEQNLWNHSERLALAYALMTTPEGCTVRIFKNLRICSDCHSVYKFVSKVIGRRIVLRDQYRFHHFESGVCSCKDYW